Genomic window (Marinobacter panjinensis):
CCCGTCATGATCTGCAGTGGCTGAAATTCCAGGGTTGGCCCGAGGCGATCCGCAAGCATTTACGCTATGGCGGCAAGGTGCTCGGCCTCTGCGGAGGCTTTCAGATGCTGGGCCGGGAAGTGCTGGATCCGGACGGGTTGGAAGGCGAGGCCGGCCACACCGAAGCACTGGGCCTGCTGGATATGACTACGCGGATGGTTGCCGGTAAGCAATTGAAAGATGTAGCTGGTGTTCTCTGCCTTGGGGTGGGCACATCAGCCTTGTCCGGCTATGAAATGCATAATGGCGTTACCAACGGGCCCGCCCTGGAGCGTCCGCTGGCGATGCTGGACGGGAGGCCTGATGGCGCTATCAGTGAAGATGACCAGGTGATGGGCACTTACGTACACGGTATTTTTGATGAACCAGCAGCAGCCAGCGAGATACTGCAGTGGGCCGGCCTGCGTCCGCAAGGCCAGGCAGTGGACTACAACGCCCATCGACTGGAGCAACTGGACCGGCTGGCAGATCTCGTGGAGGACTGTCTGAATATTGATTTGCTGAACAATTTGCTGGGACTGACGCGGAAAGCACCAGGGGAAAAGAATGAACAAGAATAAAAGCGACGCCACAGACCATAATCGCCCCTTCAGCGACAAAGAGGCGAAGGGCCTTTACCGCGCAATCCATGAACGGCGGGATGTACGCTCGCAGTTTCTTCCCGACCCGATTCCCCCCGATGTGCTTGCTCGCCTGCTTGGTGCAGCGCATCACGCCCCTTCTGTCGGATTTATGCAGCCCTGGGATTTTATCGTGATTGACAGTACGGACGTGCGCCAGGCTGTCCTTTCGATCTTCGAAAAAGAGAACCGGAAAGCGGCAGAAAACTACCAGGGTGATCGAAATACACAGTATAAAAGCCTCAAGCTTCAGGGCATTCTCGAGAGCCCCGTTAACCTCTGCATCACCTGCGACCGAAGCCGTGGCGGCACCCATGTTCTGGGGCGTAATTCAATTGTGGAAACGGATTTGTTCAGCACCTGCCTCGCCGTACAGAATTTCTGGCTTGCAGCCAGGGCGGAGGGTATCGGAGTGGGCTGGGTGAGCATTCTGGATCAGGATGAGCTGGCCAGCACACTGAATCTGCCAGAACACGTATATCCGTTGGCTTACCTGTGTCTCGGTTATGTGAGCGAATTTCTTGATCAACCCGAACTTGAGAAAAAGGGCTGGCGCTCGCGTTTGCCATTGTCGGACCTGGTCCACGGGAACTCCTGGGGGGAGCCGTTGACCGAACAGGCATTAGATGCACAGATCAGGAAAGGTTAAAGTGGGGGCCCTCGGGTTGCCGGGTGACGGTTTATGGATTTAGATGAGGTAGCGGTATGAAAGTCGCGGACAAGGTACGCTCACCCTGTGTGAGCATCTGCGCTCTGGATGACCAGGATATGTGTGTCGGTTGTCATCGTACCGGGGATGAAATTACCCGTTGGTCTTCAATGAGCAACGAAGAACGCCTTGAAGTGCTGCAAAAGGTCGCCGAGCGTGAACGCAAGGCTTTGATTTAAAGATTGGGCATTTATCGATATCACAGACAGGCAAGAAAATGACTGACACCATTCGGATAGGTACTCCGCTGAAAGAAAACGCCTTCAGGGTGCTCTTTTGTGGCTCCGGGGAACTGGGTAAGGAAGTGGTCATCGAACTTCAACGATTTGGCGTTGAGGTCATCGCGGTTGATCGCTACGCCAA
Coding sequences:
- the bluB gene encoding 5,6-dimethylbenzimidazole synthase — protein: MNKNKSDATDHNRPFSDKEAKGLYRAIHERRDVRSQFLPDPIPPDVLARLLGAAHHAPSVGFMQPWDFIVIDSTDVRQAVLSIFEKENRKAAENYQGDRNTQYKSLKLQGILESPVNLCITCDRSRGGTHVLGRNSIVETDLFSTCLAVQNFWLAARAEGIGVGWVSILDQDELASTLNLPEHVYPLAYLCLGYVSEFLDQPELEKKGWRSRLPLSDLVHGNSWGEPLTEQALDAQIRKG
- a CDS encoding DUF1289 domain-containing protein; this translates as MKVADKVRSPCVSICALDDQDMCVGCHRTGDEITRWSSMSNEERLEVLQKVAERERKALI